Proteins from a genomic interval of Ramlibacter algicola:
- a CDS encoding peroxiredoxin, which yields MAIVVNKPLPEFEANATGGIKVSNTSHVGQIVVLYFYPKDNTPGCTTEAMQFRDKYKDFVKAGATVFGVSRDNMKSHDEFKSKLELPFELIADTEEKMCHMFGVVKNKIMYGKKVKGIERSTFLVGADGILKQEWRGLKVPGHVDEVLKAVKLLKKAA from the coding sequence ATGGCGATCGTTGTCAACAAGCCCCTTCCCGAATTCGAAGCGAACGCCACGGGCGGCATCAAGGTCAGCAACACCTCGCACGTCGGCCAGATCGTGGTGCTGTACTTCTACCCCAAGGACAACACCCCGGGCTGCACGACCGAGGCCATGCAGTTCCGTGACAAGTACAAGGACTTCGTGAAGGCCGGCGCCACCGTGTTCGGCGTGTCGCGCGACAACATGAAGTCGCACGACGAGTTCAAGTCCAAGCTCGAGCTCCCCTTCGAGCTCATCGCCGACACCGAGGAAAAGATGTGCCACATGTTCGGCGTGGTCAAGAACAAGATCATGTACGGCAAGAAGGTCAAGGGCATCGAGCGCAGCACCTTCCTCGTCGGCGCCGACGGCATCCTCAAGCAGGAGTGGCGCGGCCTGAAGGTCCCGGGCCACGTCGACGAGGTGCTCAAGGCGGTCAAGCTGCTCAAGAAGGCCGCCTGA
- a CDS encoding Mth938-like domain-containing protein: MKLQPDKFDVQAITGYGPGWVGVGTERFTHSMVVGSRGDLAPWGAARFEDLGPEHFARLLDLQPEIVIFGSGDRIRFPRPAWLRPLVERGIGLETMDTQAACRTYNVLAQEGRHVAAALLIEASG; this comes from the coding sequence ATGAAACTGCAGCCTGACAAGTTCGACGTGCAGGCCATCACCGGCTATGGGCCGGGGTGGGTCGGCGTGGGTACCGAGCGCTTCACGCACAGCATGGTGGTGGGATCGCGCGGCGACCTGGCGCCGTGGGGCGCCGCCCGCTTCGAGGACCTCGGCCCCGAGCACTTCGCCCGCCTGCTCGACCTGCAGCCCGAGATCGTGATCTTCGGCAGCGGCGACCGCATCCGCTTTCCGCGCCCCGCGTGGCTGCGCCCGCTGGTCGAGCGTGGCATCGGTCTGGAGACCATGGACACCCAGGCCGCCTGCCGGACCTACAACGTGCTCGCACAGGAGGGACGGCACGTCGCCGCCGCCCTGCTGATCGAGGCTTCTGGCTGA